From Curtobacterium sp. SGAir0471, the proteins below share one genomic window:
- a CDS encoding pyrimidine reductase family protein, translating into MTVLPPSVADLSDDDLLDLYTADVPDGPWLRVNFVATLDGSASASGRTASLGGDDDLRIFDLLRRVADVVLVAAGTVRDEEYGPMVLHDEDVAWRRAHGMSDHPVFAIVTKSGSMDAGSRVFTEAPVRPIVLTSGSGASSSSGRALADVADVVACGDDSVDVDALRAALADRGLDRVHCEGGPSFLGALVAGDAVDELTLTIDPTLEGGEGPRIATGSSPELRRMRPAHVLLGDGGVLLTRWVRS; encoded by the coding sequence ATGACCGTCCTGCCCCCGTCCGTCGCGGACCTGTCCGACGACGACCTGCTCGACCTGTACACCGCGGACGTGCCCGACGGGCCCTGGTTGCGGGTCAACTTCGTCGCGACGCTCGACGGCTCGGCGTCCGCGTCGGGTCGCACGGCCTCGCTCGGCGGGGACGACGACCTGCGGATCTTCGACCTGCTGCGACGGGTCGCCGACGTGGTCCTCGTCGCTGCCGGCACGGTGCGCGACGAGGAGTACGGGCCCATGGTGCTGCACGACGAGGACGTGGCGTGGCGTCGGGCGCACGGGATGTCCGACCACCCGGTGTTCGCGATCGTCACGAAGTCCGGGTCGATGGACGCGGGTTCGCGGGTGTTCACCGAGGCGCCGGTGCGGCCGATCGTGCTGACATCGGGGTCCGGCGCATCGTCGTCCTCGGGGCGGGCGCTCGCCGACGTCGCCGACGTGGTGGCCTGCGGCGACGACTCCGTCGACGTGGACGCGCTGCGGGCCGCCCTGGCCGACCGGGGGCTGGACCGGGTCCACTGCGAGGGCGGGCCGTCGTTCCTCGGGGCACTCGTCGCCGGCGATGCCGTCGACGAGCTGACGCTGACGATCGACCCGACGCTCGAGGGCGGGGAGGGGCCGCGGATCGCGACCGGGTCCTCGCCGGAGCTGCGGCGGATGCGGCCCGCGCACGTGCTGCTCGGCGACGGGGGTGTGCTGCTGACGCGGTGGGTGCGATCATGA
- the folP gene encoding dihydropteroate synthase: MTTGRPATSLRAASSAPGWVVPDLRDPVRTIGRRTFDFDHRVAVMAIVNRTPDSFHDKGATFALDRAVEAAVRAADQGADWVDIGGVKFAPGPELSADDEIDRVLPVVSQLAEQSDVVISVDTFRPEVAAATIAAGASVVNDTTGLSDPRMASVVAESEATIVITHSTAPPRQQLPEPPRYADIGREVVDFLRERVDRALAAGIPESRIIVDPGHDLNKNTVHTLELTRRLPEVVALGYPVLAAVSNKDFVGESLGRPRGERLPGSLAAATVSAMLGARIVRMHDVVESVDAMRMVEAVLGWREPVEARHNT, encoded by the coding sequence ATGACGACCGGGCGGCCGGCCACGAGCCTCCGGGCCGCGTCCTCCGCACCGGGCTGGGTGGTGCCCGACCTGCGCGACCCGGTGCGCACCATCGGGCGCCGCACCTTCGACTTCGACCACCGCGTCGCGGTGATGGCGATCGTGAACCGCACCCCGGACTCGTTCCACGACAAGGGCGCCACCTTCGCCCTCGATCGTGCTGTCGAGGCGGCCGTCCGCGCCGCCGACCAGGGCGCCGACTGGGTCGACATCGGCGGGGTGAAGTTCGCGCCGGGCCCGGAGCTGTCGGCGGACGACGAGATCGACCGGGTGCTGCCCGTCGTCTCCCAGCTCGCCGAGCAGTCCGACGTCGTGATCTCGGTCGACACCTTCCGGCCCGAGGTCGCGGCAGCGACGATCGCCGCCGGCGCCAGCGTCGTCAACGACACCACCGGCCTGTCGGACCCTCGGATGGCGTCCGTCGTCGCCGAATCCGAGGCGACCATCGTCATCACGCACTCGACCGCGCCGCCGCGGCAGCAGCTGCCCGAGCCACCCCGGTACGCGGACATCGGCCGCGAGGTCGTCGACTTCCTGCGCGAGCGGGTCGACCGGGCGCTCGCCGCGGGGATCCCGGAGTCGCGGATCATCGTCGACCCGGGGCACGACCTCAACAAGAACACCGTGCACACGCTCGAGCTGACCCGGCGCCTGCCCGAGGTCGTGGCGCTCGGGTACCCGGTGCTCGCCGCCGTGTCGAACAAGGACTTCGTGGGGGAGTCGCTCGGACGCCCCCGCGGCGAACGGCTGCCGGGGTCGCTCGCCGCGGCCACGGTCAGCGCGATGCTCGGCGCCCGGATCGTCCGGATGCACGACGTCGTCGAGAGCGTCGACGCCATGCGCATGGTCGAGGCGGTCCTCGGCTGGCGCGAACCCGTGGAAGCGAGGCACAACACATGA
- the folE gene encoding GTP cyclohydrolase I yields the protein MNERLDRARVEAAVRELLLAVGDDPDRPELERTPARVADSYVEFFAGMGVDATAIARSGAVHSEDGERGQLVVVRDVRFRSMCEHHLLPFIGVAHLAYAPGEQLIGLGTLSRVLDAVASRPQLQERLGEQVAAAVAEGLDADGVLVVLDATHQCVTTRGERQSGSSTVTVAATGSLAEVAGRAEAIALIGAGAGAGAATGAGTDHGADA from the coding sequence GTGAACGAACGACTGGACCGCGCGCGGGTCGAAGCCGCCGTGCGCGAGCTCCTCCTCGCCGTCGGCGACGATCCCGACCGTCCCGAGCTCGAACGGACCCCGGCTCGCGTCGCGGACTCGTACGTCGAGTTCTTCGCCGGCATGGGAGTCGACGCCACCGCGATCGCCCGATCCGGTGCCGTGCACTCCGAGGACGGCGAGCGCGGGCAGCTCGTGGTGGTCCGTGACGTGCGCTTCCGCTCGATGTGCGAGCACCACCTGCTGCCCTTCATCGGGGTCGCGCACCTCGCCTACGCACCGGGGGAGCAGCTCATCGGCCTCGGGACCCTGTCCCGCGTGCTCGACGCCGTGGCCTCGCGGCCGCAGCTGCAGGAGCGCCTCGGTGAGCAGGTCGCCGCAGCCGTCGCCGAGGGACTCGACGCCGACGGCGTGCTCGTCGTGCTCGACGCCACGCACCAGTGCGTCACCACCCGTGGCGAACGGCAGTCCGGCTCGTCGACGGTGACCGTCGCCGCGACCGGCAGCCTCGCCGAGGTAGCGGGACGCGCCGAGGCGATCGCCCTGATCGGTGCCGGTGCCGGTGCCGGGGCTGCCACGGGTGCCGGGACCGACCACGGGGCGGACGCATGA